Proteins found in one Lathamus discolor isolate bLatDis1 chromosome 7, bLatDis1.hap1, whole genome shotgun sequence genomic segment:
- the TMEM115 gene encoding transmembrane protein 115, with protein sequence MRRYLPVARQHFLAALAGTSVVVKSLSAAALLLYLLSFGLDTAYGLGVTPGYLLPPNCWVWTLLTHGLVERRAWGLAASLATLGAAGRLLEPLWGALELLVFFAVVNVSVGLLAALAYFLTYVASFHLAYLFAVRIHGGLGFLGGVLVALKQTMGDSTVLKVPQVRMKAVPMLLLLLLALLRLAALVESNVLASYGFGLLSSWVYLRFYQRHSRGRGDMSDHFAFATFFPEILQPVVGLVANLVHSILVKVKVCRKTVKRYDVGAPSSITISLPGTDPQDAERRRQLALKALNERLKRVEDQSAWPSMEDDEEEVTVKAESPLLPDPNAAGKGSSQESNLITFQDAPSQL encoded by the exons ATGCGGCGGTACCTGCCGGTGGCCCGGCAGCACTTCCTGGCGGCTTTGGCCGGCACCAGCGTGGTGGTGAAGTCGCTGAGCGCCGCCGCGCTCCTGCTGTACCTGCTGTCCTTCGGGCTGGACACGGCCTACGGGCTGGGGGTGACCCCCGGCTACCTCCTGCCCCCGAACTGCTGGGTGTGGACGCTGCTGACGCACGGGCTGGTGGAGCGGCGCGCCTGGGGCCTGGCGGCCAGCCTGGCCACGCTGGGGGCGGCCGGGCGCCTGCTGGAGCCCCTCTGGGGCGCCCTGGAGCTGCTCGTCTTCTTCGCGGTGGTGAACGTGTCGGTGGGGCTCCTGGCGGCGCTCGCCTACTTCCTCACCTACGTGGCCTCCTTCCACCTCGCCTACCTGTTCGCCGTCCGCATCCACGGCGGGCTGGGCTTCCTCGGGGGGGTCTTGGTGGCCCTCAAGCAGACGATGGGGGACAGCaccgtgctgaaggtgccccaGGTCAGGATGAAGGCTGTCCCCatgctcctgctccttctcctggctctgctgcgGCTCGCTGCGCTCGTCGAGAGCAATGTACTGGCCTCGTACGGCTTCGGGCTCCTCTCCAGCTGGGTCTATCTCCGCTTCTACCAGCGGCACAGCAGAGGCCGCGGAGACATGTCCGACCACTTCGCCTTCGCCACTTTCTTCCCCGAGATCCTGCAGCCCGTGGTGGGTCTGGTGGCCAACCTGGTTCACAGCATCCTGGTGAAGGTGAAGGTCTGCCGCAAGACAGTCAAACGCTACGATGTGGGTGCCCCGTCGTCCATCACCATCAGCCTGCCAGGGACAGACCCCCAGGACGCCGAGAGGAGAAG GCAGCTGGCCCTGAAGGCCCTCAACGAGCGGCTGAAGCGTGTGGAGGACCAGTCAGCCTGGCCCAGCATGGAGGATGACGAGGAGGAAGTGACTGTCAAGGCTGAGAGCCCACTGCTGCCCGACCCCAACGCAGCCGGGAAGGGCTCCAGCCAGGAGTCCAACCTCATCACCTTCCAGGATGCCCCGTCACAGCTGTGA
- the LOC136018438 gene encoding transmembrane reductase CYB561D2 yields the protein MALTAESESRLYRSLRAAAGAAAHLVALGFPTGVAVLARPGSSLFSWHPLLMALAFSFLMTEALLMFSPETSVLRSFSRKVKVRAHWALQLLALVCALLGLGIITYNKHLNGKAHFVTWHGLTGLLAVLYAGGQCAGGVLLLYPKLMKNWTLAKLKLYHATSGLVGYLLGCASLMLGMCSLWFTTSVTSVSWYLAMLCPLLTSLVIMNQVSNAYLYRKRSQH from the exons ATGGCCCTGACGGCCGAGAGCGAGTCCCGGCTGTACCGGTCGCTGCGAGCCGCCGCCGGCGCCGCCGCGCACCTCGTGGCGCTGGGCTTCCCCACCGGAGTGGCCGTGCTGGCGCGGCCCGGATCCA GCCTCTTCTCCTGGCACCCGCTGCTCATGGCCCTCGCG TTCTCGTTCCTGATGACCGAGGCGCTGCTGATGTTCTCCCCGGAGACCTCGGTGCTCCGCTCCTTCTCCCGCAAAGTCAAAGTGCGGGCGCACTGGGCCCTGCAGCTGCTCGCCCTCGTCTGTGCGCTCCTGGGGCTGGGCATCATCACCTACAACAAGCACCTGAACGGCAAGGCGCACTTCGTGACCTGGCACGGGCTGACGGGGCTGCTGGCCGTGCTGTACGCTGGCGGGCAGTGCGCGGGGGGCGTGCTCCTGCTCTACCCCAAGCTCATGAAGAACTGGACGCTGGCCAAGCTCAAGCTCTACCACGCGACCTCGGGGCTGGTGGGCTAcctgctgggctgtgccagcCTCATGCTGGGCATGTGCTCCCTGTGGTTCACCACCTCGGTGACCAGCGTCTCCTGGTACCTTGCCATGCTGTGTCCCCTTCTCACCAGCCTGGTTATCATGAACCAGGTGAGCAACGCTTACCTGTACCGCAAGCGGAGCCAGCACTGA
- the NPRL2 gene encoding GATOR1 complex protein NPRL2 → MGGRIECVFFSEFHPTLGPKITYQVPEDFISRELFDTIQVYVITKPELQNKLITVTAMEKKLIGCPVCIEHKKYSRNALLFNLGFVCDARAKACALEPIVKKLAGYLTTLELESGFISNEESKQKLVPIMTILLEELNAKGKCTLPIDESNTIHLKVIEQRPDPPIVQEYDVPVFTQDKDDFFNSQWDLTTQQILPYIDGFRHVQKISAEADVELNLVRIAVQNLLYYGVVTLVSILQYSNVYCTTPKVQDLVDDKCLQDECLSYVTKQGHKRASLRDVFQLYCGLSPGTTVRDLISRYTLQLQRVDERRLIQFGLMKGLIRRLQKYPVKVARDERSHPARLYTGCHSYDEICCKTGMSYKELDERLENDPNIIVCWK, encoded by the exons ATGGGCGGCAGGATCGAGTGCGTGTTCTTCAGCGAGTTCCACCCCACGCTGGGACCCAAGATCACCTACCAG GTGCCGGAGGACTTCATCTCTCGGGAGCTGTTCGACACCATCCAGGTGTATGTCATCACGAAGCCCGAGCTGCAGAACAAGCTGATCACCGT GACAGCCATGGAGAAGAAGCTGATCGGCTGCCCCGTGTGTATCGAGCACAAGAAGTACAGCCGAAACGCGCTGCTCTTCAACCTGGGCTTCGTGTGCGATGCCAGAGCCAAGGCCTGTGCGCTGGAGCCCATAGTGAAGAAGCTGGCTGGCTACCTGACCACGCTGGAG CTGGAAAGTGGCTTCATCTCCAACGAGGAGAGTAAGCAGAAGCTGGTTCCCATCATGACCATCCTGCTGGAGGAGCTCAATGCCAAAGGAAAGTGCACCCTGCCCATAG ATGAGTCCAACACCATCCACCTGAAGGTGATCGAGCAGCGCCCGGACCCCCCCATTGTGCAGGAGTACGATGTCCCCGTCTTCACCCAAGACAAGGACGACTTCTTCAACTCCCAGTGGGATCTCACCACGCAGCAG ATCCTGCCCTACATCGATGGCTTTCGGCACGTCCAGAAGATTTCTGCAGAAGCCGACGTGGAGCTGAACTTGGTGCGCATTGCAGTGCAAAACCTGCT GTATTACGGGGTTGTCACACTCGTCTCCATCCTCCAG TACTCCAATGTCTACTGCACCACGCCGAAGGTCCAGGATTTAGTGGATGACAAGTGTCTGCAGGACGAGTGTCTGTCCTATGTCACCAAGCAAG GGCACAAGCGCGCCAGCCTCAGGGATGTGTTCCAGCTGTACTGTGGCCTGAGCCCTGGCACAACGGTGAGAGACCTCATCTCCCGCTACACCCTGCAGCTCCAGAGGGTGGACGAGAG GAGGCTCATCCAGTTTGGTTTGATGAAGGGCCTTATCCGACGGCTCCAGAAATACCCCGTGAAGGTCGCCCGGGACGAGCGGAGCCACCCGGCGCGGCTGTACACGGGCTGCCACAGCTACGATGAGATCTGCTGCAAGACCG GCATGAGTTACAAGGAGCTGGATGAGCGCCTGGAGAACGACCCCAACATCATCGTGTGCTGGAAGTGA